In Cicer arietinum cultivar CDC Frontier isolate Library 1 chromosome 1, Cicar.CDCFrontier_v2.0, whole genome shotgun sequence, one DNA window encodes the following:
- the LOC101488906 gene encoding potassium transporter 10-like isoform X2 has protein sequence MVRGTIIYQKYHSYSCTCWYLHGDWRWYSYPSYICFICCWWHQGVVVVVAVVILIGLFSMQHYGTDRVGWLFAPVVLLWFLLIGGIGIFNLWRFGGNVLRAFSPFYVYRYFQKGKKNSWLSLGGILLSITGTEALFADLANFPVSSVQIAFTLLVFPCLLLAYSGQAAYLVQNLHHSQDVFYRSIPDKIYWPVFVIATLAAIVASQATITATFSIIKQALAHGCFPRVKVVHTSKKFLGQIYIPDINWILMVLCIACTAGFKNQSQIGNAYGTAVVLVMLVTTLLMILVMILVWHCHWILVVVFTGLSLIIECTYFSAVLFKVDQGGWAPLAVAGVFLIVMYVWHYGSVKRYEFELHSKVSMAWILGLGPSLGLVRVPGIGLVYTELASGVPHIFSHFITNLPAIHSVVVFVCVKYLPVYTVTDEELFLVKRIGPKNFHMFRCVARYGYKDLHKKDDDFEKKLFHNLFMFVRLESMMEGCSDSEYSLCEQQTVQSRDAMFNNNGNTGSLSIVDLSISSVDSIVPAKSPLQVNVTFQSSSQCTEVDELEFLNNCREAGVVHILGNTVVRASRDSRFYKKIAVDYIYAFLRKICR, from the exons TTTTATCTGCTGCTGGTGGCATCAAG GAGTAGTTGTGGTTGTTGCTGTTGTAATATTAATTGGACTATTCAGCATGCAACATTATGGTACAGATAGAGTTGGTTGGCTTTTTGCTCCAGTTGTTCTGCTTTGGTTTCTCTTAATTGGAGGTATAGGTATATTCAATCTCTGGAGATTTGGTGGCAATGTCCTAAGAGCCTTTTCGCCTTTCTACGTGTATCGCTATTttcaaaagggaaaaaaaaatagttggcTTTCCCTTGGTGGCATCTTACTCAGCATAACAG GGACTGAGGCTCTTTTCGCAGACTTGGCCAATTTTCCTGTCTCATCTGTACAAATTGCATTTACACTTCTTGTGTTTCCTTGCCTTCTTTTAGCATATTCTGGTCAAGCTGCTTATTTAGTGCAAAACTTGCATCATTCTCAAGATGTTTTTTATCGTTCTATTCCAG ACAAAATATACTGGCCAGTATTTGTTATTGCAACACTAGCAGCAATAGTAGCAAGCCAGGCAACAATAACTGCAACCTTTTCAATCATTAAGCAAGCACTTGCTCATGGATGTTTCCCAAGAGTCAAAGTTGTGCATACATCAAAGAAGTTCCTTGGCCAAATATATATTCCAGATATCAATTGGATCCTTATGGTTCTTTGCATTGCTTGTACTGCTGGATTTAAAAATCAAAGCCAAATTGGAAATGCATATG GCACTGCAGTTGTGTTAGTCATGCTGGTTACAACACTGCTCATGATTTTGGTCATGATATTAGTTTGGCACTGCCATTGGATTCTTGTTGTCGTCTTCACCGGCTTATCATTGATCATCGAATGCACGTACTTTTCTGCCGTACTCTTCAAAGTTGATCAAGGTGGTTGGGCTCCCCTAGCAGTTGCCGGAGTATTTCTGATTGTTATGTATGTTTGGCATTATGGTTCGGTGAAGCGCTACGAGTTTGAATTGCATAGCAAAGTTTCAATGGCATGGATTCTCGGGCTCGGTCCTAGTTTAGGACTAGTCCGCGTCCCAGGAATCGGACTAGTCTACACCGAGCTCGCAAGTGGAGTTCCCCACATATTTTCTCATTTCATTACAAACCTACCTGCCATCCATTCCGTTGTTGTTTTTGTCTGTGTGAAATATCTTCCTGTCTACACCGTCACAGACGAAGAGCTGTTCCTTGTTAAGCGTATAGGACCGAAGAATTTCCACATGTTTCGGTGTGTGGCGCGGTATGGATACAAAGACCTGCATAAAAAAGACGATGATTTCGAGAAGAAGCTCTTTCACAACCTTTTCATGTTTGTTAGGCTTGAGTCCATGATGGAAGGATGTTCGGATTCGGAATACAGTTTATGCGAACAACAAACCGTGCAATCAAGAGATGCCATGTTTAATAACAATGGAAACACAGGTTCATTGAGTATTGTTGATTTATCAATTTCATCAGTGGATTCAATAGTTCCTGCTAAATCACCATTACAAGTGAATGTTACTTTTCAATCATCTAGTCAGTGTACTGAAGTTGATGAACTTGAATTCTTAAACAACTGTAGAGAAGCTGGTGTTGTTCACATTCTTGGAAACACAGTTGTGAGGGCTAGTAGAGATTCAAGATTCTACAAGAAAATAGCTGTTGATTATATATATGCATTTCTTAGGAAGATATGCAGGTAG